The following are from one region of the Paenibacillus sp. KS-LC4 genome:
- a CDS encoding histidine kinase, translating into MKMTTFRKMIALIIALLIPIILLYGYSNQVSVDVVQTTIKEQNLNRLGFFMSQLDMMVDQLVKHSTSASRDYSIREYVEGRGKNDELVQLQRHLRLVDMLNMQTTTSAWTNQIILYLRDTKELISTDYSAHYDEQKLAARDMGKWVHEYATTFGIKEMLFSRMQQSDMPNLYVEVRFTDANLKNMLNSLQQDEAREPFLYHPGEAPIMGFNGNYRLVTQAMEQLESLQLAGSGSLNLEINRQQYIVNYIRSASLGWYLVDAVPLASVFAPINTSRNLFYISIGLLMALGVLSTLLLYRNVQRPIVLLVRGVQRIKDGQFSTRLKQRPNNEFEFLFSSFNEMAEQIQELIDKVYMETLRSKEATLKQLQSQINPHFLYNCLFYIKNMANLGDKEAVVAMSLNLGEYYRYTTRMENSMTTVREELKLVENYLIIQQLRIQRLHYEIDIPEEMMDLKIPRLLIQPIVENSVVHGIESQLQFGIVQIKGLRHNGVNRLIVDDNGGGLTKEEMVKLRMSLAVPLDEHTGCGLWNTHQRLAQLYGGQSGLRFSASPSPLNGFRTEVIWEDKEEA; encoded by the coding sequence ATGAAGATGACGACATTTCGGAAAATGATAGCTTTGATTATTGCGCTGCTCATCCCGATTATTTTGCTTTACGGCTATTCGAACCAAGTAAGCGTAGACGTGGTGCAGACGACGATTAAGGAGCAGAATCTTAACCGCCTCGGTTTTTTTATGAGCCAGCTCGACATGATGGTGGATCAGCTGGTGAAGCACTCCACCTCGGCAAGCCGCGATTACAGCATTCGAGAGTATGTGGAGGGCCGGGGGAAAAATGATGAGCTTGTTCAGCTCCAGCGCCACTTGCGCCTTGTGGATATGCTGAATATGCAAACGACGACGAGCGCTTGGACGAATCAAATTATTTTATATTTGCGCGACACCAAGGAGCTGATCTCGACGGATTATTCCGCCCATTATGACGAGCAGAAGCTTGCAGCCAGAGACATGGGCAAGTGGGTTCATGAATATGCGACAACGTTCGGCATTAAGGAAATGCTGTTCAGTCGCATGCAGCAGTCGGACATGCCAAATTTATATGTAGAGGTGCGGTTCACCGATGCCAATTTAAAAAATATGCTCAACTCGCTCCAGCAGGATGAGGCGCGCGAGCCTTTTCTTTATCATCCGGGCGAAGCGCCGATCATGGGCTTTAACGGCAACTATCGGCTTGTCACACAGGCGATGGAGCAGCTGGAAAGCTTGCAGCTTGCGGGCAGCGGCAGCCTTAATCTTGAAATTAATCGCCAGCAGTATATTGTAAATTATATTAGGTCCGCCAGCCTTGGCTGGTATTTGGTTGATGCTGTGCCGCTCGCGAGCGTGTTTGCGCCGATTAATACAAGCCGCAATTTGTTTTATATCTCCATTGGATTATTAATGGCGCTGGGCGTTTTGTCTACCCTTTTGCTGTATCGCAATGTTCAGCGACCGATTGTGCTGCTGGTGCGGGGAGTGCAGCGTATCAAGGACGGACAGTTTTCTACCCGTCTGAAGCAGCGTCCTAACAATGAATTTGAGTTTCTGTTCAGCAGCTTTAATGAGATGGCGGAGCAGATTCAGGAGCTGATCGACAAGGTTTACATGGAGACGCTGCGCTCCAAGGAAGCGACGCTGAAGCAGCTCCAATCGCAGATCAACCCGCATTTTTTATATAACTGTTTATTTTATATTAAAAATATGGCGAATCTTGGCGATAAGGAGGCTGTCGTGGCGATGTCACTAAATTTAGGTGAATACTATCGCTACACGACACGAATGGAAAATAGCATGACGACGGTGCGTGAGGAGCTTAAGCTGGTGGAAAACTATTTGATTATTCAGCAGCTCCGTATCCAGCGTCTGCACTATGAAATTGATATTCCTGAGGAAATGATGGATTTGAAAATTCCGCGGCTGCTCATTCAGCCTATTGTGGAAAATTCAGTCGTCCACGGAATTGAAAGCCAGCTGCAATTTGGCATTGTCCAAATTAAAGGGCTGCGCCATAACGGCGTGAATCGGCTCATCGTTGATGATAATGGCGGCGGCCTGACGAAGGAGGAGATGGTTAAGCTGCGTATGTCGCTTGCTGTTCCTTTGGATGAGCACACTGGCTGCGGCCTATGGAATACACATCAGCGGTTGGCACAGCTATACGGCGGTCAATCGGGCTTGCGGTTCTCTGCTTCCCCTTCGCCGCTGAATGGCTTTCGAACGGAGGTTATATGGGAGGACAAGGAGGAAGCGTGA
- a CDS encoding N-6 DNA methylase produces MNVLSTKETGSHYTSADLSNFMAEKLLHYFKQQSNNAPSELTILDPSCGDGELLKAVNNIFHNYPSHLIGIDTSKEAIDQLNLNYSKNNIDTFNMDYLELFENEADYDLFSQTESSQVSPLHENGIIKKADLIIANPPYVRTQVMGADKAQQLSLKFNLKGRVDLYQVFLVAMTKQLKEDGIICVITSNRYLTTTGGKDTRKFLDDNYEILEVIDLGDTKLFNAAVLPAIFIGRKKKNNEIKRNKEVNFMKVYEEANHDIDDKVVNAKTLFHALNKNSSGIYNINDKKYKVTVGYLGISEDPAELWVMASKEDKEWADKLRKNSHCKFEDVFKVRVGIKTTADNVFISDKWEKEEFIPEGDLLFLLVSSDSASKWRIDSAKVKKRILYTHFSNHEKKEAIDITKYPNAQKYLNMHRQQLEGRKYVIRAKRNWYEIWVPQDPNALNKPKVIFPDISPSPKFAIDLTGYMVDGNCYWLSLIDDRNSDLLYLATAVANSKIMNKYHEIEFQNVLYSGRKRYLTQYVKNYLLPDPLNINSLEAINLTKKLVENVYDENEVLKLELLIEENILRAFDIKL; encoded by the coding sequence ATGAATGTTTTATCAACTAAAGAGACGGGTTCACATTATACATCGGCTGATCTTTCTAATTTTATGGCTGAAAAATTGCTTCATTACTTTAAACAGCAATCAAATAATGCACCTTCTGAACTAACGATTCTTGATCCTTCTTGTGGGGATGGAGAGTTACTTAAAGCTGTTAATAATATATTTCATAATTACCCCTCTCATTTAATTGGTATTGATACTAGTAAAGAAGCTATTGATCAATTAAATCTTAACTATAGTAAAAATAATATAGATACATTCAATATGGACTATTTAGAATTATTCGAGAATGAAGCAGATTATGATCTGTTTTCTCAAACTGAATCATCTCAAGTAAGTCCATTACATGAAAATGGAATAATAAAAAAAGCGGATTTAATTATAGCTAACCCTCCTTACGTTAGAACGCAAGTTATGGGGGCTGATAAAGCACAACAATTAAGTTTAAAATTCAACTTAAAGGGTAGAGTTGATTTGTACCAAGTTTTTCTTGTTGCGATGACCAAACAGTTAAAGGAAGACGGTATAATCTGTGTAATTACATCAAACAGATATTTGACTACAACTGGGGGGAAAGACACCCGCAAATTTTTGGATGATAATTACGAAATATTAGAGGTCATTGATCTAGGAGATACAAAACTTTTTAATGCTGCTGTATTACCTGCTATCTTTATCGGGAGGAAGAAAAAAAATAATGAAATTAAGAGAAATAAAGAAGTAAATTTCATGAAGGTTTACGAGGAAGCAAATCATGATATAGATGATAAAGTAGTAAATGCGAAAACCCTTTTTCACGCATTAAATAAAAATAGCAGTGGTATATATAATATTAATGATAAAAAATATAAAGTAACGGTTGGTTATTTAGGTATATCAGAAGATCCGGCGGAACTCTGGGTGATGGCTTCCAAAGAGGATAAAGAATGGGCTGATAAACTTAGAAAAAATTCGCACTGTAAATTTGAGGATGTTTTCAAGGTGAGAGTAGGGATAAAGACTACTGCTGATAATGTTTTCATAAGTGATAAATGGGAAAAAGAGGAGTTTATCCCGGAGGGAGATTTACTTTTTCTACTTGTATCTTCTGATAGTGCTTCGAAATGGAGAATTGATTCTGCTAAGGTTAAAAAAAGAATATTATATACTCATTTTAGCAATCATGAAAAAAAAGAAGCTATTGATATAACGAAGTATCCTAATGCACAAAAATATTTGAATATGCATAGGCAACAACTAGAAGGAAGAAAATATGTCATAAGAGCTAAGAGGAATTGGTATGAAATTTGGGTTCCTCAGGATCCAAACGCTCTAAATAAACCTAAAGTAATCTTTCCAGATATAAGCCCGTCTCCTAAATTTGCGATTGATTTGACGGGTTATATGGTTGATGGAAACTGTTATTGGTTATCCCTTATAGATGATCGAAATTCAGATTTATTATATTTAGCAACAGCAGTAGCTAACTCAAAAATAATGAACAAATATCATGAAATTGAGTTTCAAAATGTGCTTTATTCAGGGAGAAAAAGATACTTAACTCAATACGTAAAAAATTATTTACTGCCAGATCCGTTAAATATAAATTCTCTTGAAGCTATTAATCTCACTAAAAAACTCGTAGAAAATGTTTATGATGAAAATGAAGTGCTTAAATTAGAACTACTAATAGAAGAGAATATTTTGAGAGCTTTTGACATTAAACTTTAA
- a CDS encoding helix-turn-helix domain-containing protein, which translates to MNNNIKYQKNEKTNEDFLRQVGKKVKFFRHLKGITQEALAHDAGLDRTFLGYVERGEKNISVLNLKNIADALEVEISELLPQEET; encoded by the coding sequence ATGAACAATAACATAAAATATCAAAAAAACGAAAAAACGAATGAGGATTTTTTAAGGCAAGTAGGAAAAAAAGTGAAGTTTTTCAGGCATTTGAAAGGTATCACTCAAGAAGCACTAGCACATGATGCTGGGCTAGATCGTACTTTCCTTGGCTACGTAGAAAGGGGAGAAAAAAACATCAGTGTTTTAAATTTAAAAAACATAGCTGATGCACTTGAAGTTGAAATCTCAGAATTATTACCACAGGAGGAAACATGA
- a CDS encoding restriction endonuclease: MKRAYTIKNNITVDRLSIYDVIEIGDEHYWLPSKELEFLLSEQLVGLNLNGLPLRTRSKVVKSHVCLALGYPVPNSFKKTQPRFACQNFDVYTQKSNNLQIWNEEVSPSRRYVLIRITDDDVISQVKVVSGDTISDLDKTGKLTTKYQASLNRPKTLIAEQLSSKDTDFVQSIYSENYEISKMVSPSAYPEFQQLMPLDKIFKKLCAIVGQRIPYEGALQERNRGGNLHKLVCKSLGYSYFNDDGKFPDVKHQLLEVKLQTSPTIDLGLFLPNDASYLDLPKIAGENIRMCDVRYAIFYGELFGNEIEITNFYLVVGKDFFSHFRQFEGKKINRKLQIPLGREFWEED, encoded by the coding sequence ATGAAAAGGGCATACACAATCAAAAATAATATCACAGTCGACCGTTTGAGCATTTATGACGTAATTGAAATAGGTGATGAACATTATTGGTTACCTTCGAAAGAACTAGAATTTTTGCTTTCCGAACAATTAGTTGGGCTCAATTTAAATGGGCTTCCGTTACGCACACGATCTAAAGTTGTAAAATCTCATGTATGCTTAGCATTAGGCTACCCCGTTCCAAATTCTTTCAAAAAAACCCAACCGCGTTTTGCATGTCAAAATTTTGATGTTTATACTCAAAAATCAAATAATTTACAAATATGGAATGAAGAGGTTTCACCTTCGCGTCGATATGTGTTAATAAGAATAACAGATGATGATGTAATATCTCAAGTTAAGGTAGTATCAGGAGATACAATATCGGATTTAGATAAGACAGGAAAATTAACTACGAAATATCAAGCGAGCTTAAACAGACCTAAAACATTAATTGCTGAGCAATTGAGTTCGAAAGATACAGATTTCGTGCAATCAATCTATTCAGAAAATTATGAAATATCAAAAATGGTTTCTCCTTCAGCTTATCCTGAGTTTCAACAACTAATGCCCCTTGATAAAATTTTTAAAAAATTATGTGCAATTGTAGGACAACGAATACCTTATGAAGGTGCATTGCAAGAGAGGAATCGTGGCGGAAATTTACACAAGTTAGTTTGTAAGTCGTTAGGATATTCCTATTTTAATGACGATGGTAAATTTCCAGATGTAAAGCATCAGCTTCTAGAAGTTAAATTGCAGACTTCCCCTACAATCGATTTAGGTTTATTCCTGCCAAATGATGCCTCTTATTTAGATCTACCTAAAATTGCAGGTGAAAATATACGCATGTGTGATGTAAGATATGCAATCTTTTATGGCGAGTTATTTGGGAATGAAATTGAAATCACCAATTTTTACTTAGTTGTTGGAAAGGATTTCTTTAGTCATTTTAGACAATTCGAAGGTAAGAAAATTAATAGAAAGCTACAAATCCCATTAGGTAGAGAATTTTGGGAAGAAGATTAG
- a CDS encoding methyl-accepting chemotaxis protein, whose amino-acid sequence MKEKREMKKKSQWQQKFYMRRLRSRLLLYISLMLILSLAVSTFFSYSNAKIQLQDKMGQTAASTVSSLDISIDQIIGLEKANVKQLAYLLSSAAVDERSETAQALIDNFTASHPEVEIVTIGNANGNWMKSPNPGQEDYDPRERSWYKAIMAAPGEVVVSQPGLSATTNKYTITVSQAFADGQGGVTVALSVEAIGQLIQNVKIGSEGFVYLMDQQGVILAHPTIEVGTPINNEGIQTILEQDSGELFYNDPINNVERKAFYVTNKDTGLKLVGALPTQEFTEAAQPILLNSLLVMVISLVAAFLILFFIIRAITRPIEQLNRAARRVSEGYLQEKVETKRRDEIGELAGNFNAMVASLRGIVMEVADSSNQLAAASQQLSASTTENTKTVELVSELIGGAAQGAENQARMTDETRRTMEEMAIGITRIAEASSEIVQSSKETEHNVMEGSDKVQEVTVQMRKIGESIDRSSEQIEQLHELSAQVTQMSTAIAGIAKQTNLLSLNAAIEASRAGDHGKGFAVVAQEVQKLADQSKTTADQILETIGRMTKLVAATYDMMKYKVSEDMRGGLRVTEEARQALASIEQSTRLIVQQIHDVSAVTEEMSASAEEVAASVHEVSGIANESSQSFRQVTQAGNQQLDAMEGISSSAVGLSEIASELQNKVGSFKL is encoded by the coding sequence ATGAAGGAGAAGAGAGAGATGAAGAAAAAATCGCAGTGGCAGCAAAAGTTTTATATGAGGAGGCTCAGAAGCAGGCTCCTTCTCTACATTTCCTTGATGCTCATTTTATCACTGGCCGTTTCTACGTTTTTTTCTTACAGCAACGCTAAAATTCAGCTTCAGGATAAAATGGGACAAACAGCAGCTTCTACAGTGTCCTCGCTCGATATTTCAATCGATCAGATAATTGGGCTTGAGAAAGCCAATGTAAAGCAATTAGCCTACTTGCTCTCATCGGCAGCAGTAGATGAAAGGTCTGAGACTGCTCAGGCGCTTATAGACAATTTTACAGCAAGCCATCCAGAGGTAGAGATTGTAACGATTGGCAACGCGAACGGCAACTGGATGAAATCACCGAATCCGGGACAGGAGGATTACGACCCGCGTGAGCGCTCTTGGTACAAGGCGATTATGGCGGCCCCGGGAGAAGTTGTCGTATCCCAGCCGGGTCTATCAGCAACGACGAATAAGTATACGATTACGGTATCTCAAGCGTTTGCGGATGGTCAGGGCGGGGTTACCGTTGCTTTGAGCGTAGAGGCCATTGGGCAATTAATTCAGAATGTCAAAATCGGTTCAGAGGGCTTTGTTTATTTAATGGATCAGCAGGGCGTTATTCTAGCGCATCCTACCATTGAAGTGGGAACGCCGATTAATAATGAAGGTATTCAGACGATTTTGGAGCAGGATAGCGGAGAGCTATTCTACAATGATCCGATTAATAATGTGGAACGCAAAGCCTTTTACGTAACGAATAAGGATACCGGACTAAAATTGGTCGGGGCTCTGCCAACTCAGGAGTTTACGGAGGCCGCACAGCCTATATTGCTTAACTCGCTGCTCGTTATGGTCATTTCGCTCGTTGCGGCATTTCTCATTCTATTTTTTATTATCCGCGCTATTACAAGGCCTATCGAGCAATTAAACCGTGCAGCCAGAAGAGTAAGCGAGGGCTACTTGCAGGAAAAAGTCGAGACGAAGCGCCGGGACGAAATCGGGGAGCTTGCCGGCAACTTCAACGCGATGGTTGCTTCTCTCCGCGGCATTGTCATGGAGGTGGCGGATTCGTCGAATCAGCTAGCGGCTGCCAGCCAGCAGCTTAGTGCAAGCACAACGGAAAATACGAAGACGGTGGAGCTTGTATCGGAGCTGATCGGTGGAGCGGCACAAGGGGCGGAAAATCAAGCGCGCATGACGGACGAGACGCGCAGAACGATGGAGGAAATGGCGATCGGCATTACGAGAATTGCCGAAGCCTCGTCTGAAATTGTGCAATCGTCGAAGGAGACGGAGCACAATGTTATGGAAGGCAGCGATAAAGTACAGGAAGTAACGGTCCAAATGAGAAAAATCGGCGAATCCATCGACCGCTCCTCCGAGCAGATCGAGCAGCTGCATGAGCTTAGCGCACAGGTGACGCAGATGAGTACAGCGATTGCAGGCATTGCCAAGCAGACGAATCTTCTGTCGCTTAATGCGGCCATTGAAGCATCACGGGCGGGCGATCACGGGAAAGGCTTTGCCGTCGTTGCACAGGAGGTGCAGAAGCTGGCAGACCAGTCGAAGACGACAGCGGATCAAATACTGGAGACGATTGGCCGGATGACGAAGCTGGTTGCAGCTACTTACGATATGATGAAATACAAAGTTTCGGAGGATATGCGGGGGGGACTGCGCGTAACAGAGGAAGCGAGGCAGGCGCTGGCAAGCATTGAGCAATCCACGAGGTTGATCGTCCAGCAAATTCATGATGTTTCAGCTGTGACGGAGGAAATGTCGGCAAGTGCTGAGGAGGTGGCGGCATCCGTTCATGAGGTTTCGGGTATTGCGAACGAATCGTCACAATCGTTCCGCCAGGTGACGCAGGCTGGCAACCAGCAGCTCGACGCCATGGAGGGCATTTCCTCATCAGCAGTCGGTCTGTCGGAAATTGCTTCCGAGCTGCAAAACAAAGTAGGCAGCTTTAAACTGTAA
- a CDS encoding CopD family protein: MIPYKLKINLLALAALLLFMLCNPALADAHANMERSTPLQDAELSESPSSIRIQYTEEFDPDLSRIVLEDEAGIAIKGKLSAEKDRWLVYTIPKLSPGIYKVKWQVLSVDTHVTDGSFHFAVGVPLATTKPSDTISLDGGDSNASPPPAATATAKPSASVSPSAGTGSASAGKDASAGAASQPGSGSVSSSSAAAGGKGGSQGCVNATGSGSGGKVSGDAASGGTSSEGKTNGNGSGSANPVTSAGSESVKGVGSDTGASAGTAEASSSSGQGGTSSVTEPGRSPAVGGSEIPAGSEEAAGSSKGSEGKSASDEFAVTANSEQQAVAGLDPSSRVPNSPTAAEGDGAAGEAEQAANESHGHSMSGDHGADHDMDMDMDGNMIGHSDDHDAGHQSDWRTVIYTLLRIVEVIAAACIAAFLYARYVLWSRADSSEIPRLLSKRSERLLFIGAALVLGATGFFHVWLLAEQLSAFDMGSGGALYQKILSTTMVGRAAWLRPALAALILLLAYAPQRDERWVAPLKWLMALLLTVLYPLTGHANASSLLSVAVLSHIVHIWTAAIWFGGILAIIGATWKTGFPSVEKQRDALMLMIKRFSQVALPIIILLAATGILLSLQRLNAWTELADSSYGRLVVLKTLLLAAVIGIGAYHRFSLMPRLAAGMEKGAAGSSSAPKFVQAVRIEALLALAAFIAAGILSSTAPPEQPAFAEPVYWHVMGDKAHMSMRIKPEEQSYQLDVWLPTGMGAPTLIAVQAKDDSEQRELRDIPFEFNKGGPDPYGYEGFDKYTYLSKAPVPAVGDIWDMTIVITDPTGEEHRYEKRIP, encoded by the coding sequence ATGATTCCTTATAAGTTGAAAATAAACCTGCTTGCGCTGGCGGCGCTGCTGCTGTTCATGCTTTGCAATCCGGCCCTTGCAGACGCGCATGCGAATATGGAGCGCTCGACTCCGCTTCAGGATGCCGAGCTAAGCGAATCGCCTTCATCCATTCGCATTCAATATACAGAAGAGTTCGATCCCGATTTAAGCCGGATTGTGCTGGAGGATGAGGCTGGCATTGCGATAAAGGGCAAGCTGTCTGCGGAGAAGGACAGATGGCTCGTTTATACGATTCCTAAGCTGTCTCCAGGTATCTATAAGGTAAAATGGCAGGTGCTGTCCGTGGATACACATGTCACGGACGGTTCCTTTCACTTTGCGGTCGGCGTGCCGCTCGCGACGACGAAGCCAAGCGATACGATTTCGCTTGACGGCGGTGATAGCAACGCCTCGCCGCCACCGGCAGCTACGGCTACGGCGAAGCCTAGCGCCTCCGTCTCGCCTAGTGCCGGAACTGGAAGCGCGAGCGCGGGCAAGGATGCTTCAGCGGGAGCGGCTAGCCAGCCGGGCAGCGGAAGCGTCAGCAGTAGCAGCGCCGCCGCTGGCGGTAAAGGCGGCTCGCAGGGTTGTGTTAACGCTACCGGCAGCGGCTCTGGAGGCAAGGTGTCTGGAGACGCGGCATCTGGAGGAACTTCCTCAGAAGGCAAGACGAATGGCAATGGAAGCGGCTCGGCGAATCCTGTAACAAGTGCTGGCTCAGAAAGCGTTAAAGGAGTAGGAAGTGACACTGGAGCGAGCGCTGGGACAGCGGAAGCCTCCAGTAGCTCCGGTCAAGGCGGAACTAGCTCGGTAACGGAACCGGGTCGATCGCCCGCAGTCGGGGGCAGCGAAATACCCGCAGGAAGTGAAGAGGCTGCGGGCTCCTCTAAAGGGAGCGAAGGGAAATCGGCAAGCGACGAGTTTGCTGTAACGGCTAATAGCGAGCAGCAAGCTGTAGCAGGTCTTGATCCATCAAGCAGGGTCCCCAATTCGCCTACTGCGGCGGAAGGGGATGGAGCAGCGGGAGAAGCGGAGCAAGCAGCGAATGAATCGCATGGGCATTCAATGTCTGGCGATCATGGAGCCGATCATGACATGGATATGGATATGGACGGCAATATGATCGGCCATTCGGATGATCATGACGCTGGACATCAGAGCGATTGGCGAACCGTTATTTACACGCTGCTGCGGATTGTTGAGGTCATCGCTGCGGCGTGTATAGCTGCTTTTTTATATGCCAGATATGTGCTTTGGTCGCGTGCGGATAGCTCGGAGATACCACGGCTGCTTAGCAAGCGCAGCGAGCGCCTGTTGTTTATAGGTGCGGCGCTAGTGCTTGGCGCCACAGGGTTTTTCCATGTATGGCTGTTAGCAGAGCAGCTTAGCGCATTTGATATGGGAAGCGGCGGCGCGCTGTATCAGAAGATTTTATCCACAACGATGGTGGGACGCGCAGCATGGCTGCGGCCTGCATTGGCGGCGCTTATACTGCTGCTCGCCTATGCGCCGCAGCGTGATGAACGCTGGGTTGCGCCGCTGAAGTGGCTGATGGCTTTGCTGTTAACGGTGCTTTACCCATTAACGGGTCATGCTAATGCTTCTAGTCTCCTTTCAGTGGCGGTGCTGTCGCATATTGTGCATATATGGACCGCAGCCATATGGTTCGGCGGCATCCTCGCCATCATTGGGGCTACTTGGAAGACTGGTTTTCCTAGCGTCGAGAAGCAGCGAGATGCGTTAATGCTCATGATCAAGCGATTTTCACAGGTCGCGCTGCCTATTATTATTTTGCTGGCCGCAACAGGCATTCTGTTGTCCTTGCAGCGGCTTAACGCTTGGACGGAGCTCGCAGACAGCAGCTATGGACGCTTGGTCGTGCTAAAAACGCTGCTGCTGGCTGCCGTTATCGGCATTGGCGCTTATCATCGCTTTTCCCTCATGCCGCGTTTGGCGGCAGGGATGGAGAAAGGGGCAGCAGGCAGCAGCTCCGCTCCTAAATTTGTGCAAGCGGTGCGTATAGAGGCGCTGCTGGCGTTGGCTGCTTTTATCGCAGCTGGCATACTGTCTTCCACTGCGCCGCCAGAGCAGCCTGCTTTTGCTGAGCCTGTGTACTGGCATGTGATGGGCGATAAAGCTCATATGTCTATGCGAATTAAGCCAGAAGAGCAGAGCTATCAGCTGGATGTGTGGCTGCCGACTGGTATGGGGGCTCCAACGCTTATCGCGGTACAAGCGAAGGATGACAGCGAGCAGAGGGAATTGCGGGACATTCCCTTTGAGTTCAACAAGGGCGGGCCTGATCCTTACGGCTATGAGGGCTTTGACAAATATACGTATTTGTCGAAGGCTCCCGTGCCTGCGGTCGGCGATATATGGGATATGACGATTGTTATTACCGATCCAACGGGCGAGGAGCATCGCTATGAGAAGCGCATACCTTAG
- a CDS encoding DUF4198 domain-containing protein, with protein MIVWKKKLAAAALAAVLTFSVSATAFAHDGWTQTNAPIIAQGEVAYVDMLFGNHSNDHKSYRITGQWGVDSSKVYVTSPAGVKTDITSTRFYTGEAATETEPAVNNGFVASFSAASPGAYIVTGESDSVNTTSLSRSMRSAKSFVAISDLPLLARVSALKGFANPVSLDRAEFVPQFNPAAAVPGQEVKVQLLLKGKPVADAEVSLIRRSNSEGQTLTTDDNGFVTYKTGAADYYLLRASTSTDESKEGEYTKVNYTATMTYTVQNAAVKLPAGKVSPIPYVYVDGKLVSSDSLTLVKGSTNASADFLKQYIDPSYSSKNAASLRQTAEKAGAVVEFLPAVGDTRAAVLIYTKK; from the coding sequence ATGATCGTTTGGAAAAAGAAACTGGCAGCCGCAGCGCTTGCCGCAGTACTAACATTCAGCGTCTCGGCGACGGCGTTCGCTCATGACGGCTGGACACAGACGAATGCGCCGATTATCGCGCAGGGTGAGGTTGCGTATGTGGATATGCTTTTCGGCAACCACTCCAATGATCACAAAAGCTATCGCATTACCGGCCAATGGGGCGTAGACAGCTCAAAGGTTTATGTGACCTCTCCAGCAGGTGTGAAGACGGACATTACGTCAACACGGTTTTACACAGGGGAAGCAGCTACAGAGACGGAACCAGCCGTAAACAATGGTTTTGTCGCTTCCTTCTCGGCGGCATCGCCAGGCGCTTACATTGTGACCGGTGAGTCGGACAGCGTGAATACGACCTCGCTCAGCCGCTCGATGCGCAGTGCGAAATCGTTCGTAGCCATCAGCGATCTTCCTCTTCTTGCCCGGGTCAGCGCGCTGAAAGGCTTTGCAAATCCGGTAAGCCTTGACCGTGCGGAATTCGTTCCACAGTTCAATCCGGCGGCTGCCGTGCCAGGGCAGGAGGTAAAGGTGCAACTGCTGCTGAAGGGCAAGCCGGTAGCGGATGCAGAGGTATCGCTCATTCGCCGCAGCAACTCCGAAGGTCAGACGCTGACAACGGATGACAATGGCTTTGTGACTTATAAGACGGGAGCGGCCGACTATTATTTGCTTCGTGCTTCGACGTCTACGGACGAGAGCAAAGAGGGCGAATATACGAAGGTCAATTATACGGCAACGATGACCTACACGGTGCAAAATGCAGCCGTCAAGCTGCCAGCAGGTAAAGTCAGCCCCATTCCTTATGTATATGTCGATGGGAAGCTTGTGTCCAGCGATAGCCTGACCCTTGTAAAAGGCTCAACGAACGCGAGCGCCGACTTCCTGAAGCAGTATATTGATCCAAGCTACAGCAGCAAAAACGCAGCGTCCTTGCGTCAAACAGCTGAAAAAGCGGGAGCGGTTGTCGAATTTTTGCCAGCAGTTGGCGACACCCGTGCGGCTGTGCTGATATATACGAAAAAATAG